The Rubrobacter tropicus nucleotide sequence GGAGGAGATGGCGAGCACGGTGTCCTGGCCGGCTATGGTGCCCAGGATCTTGAGCCCCTTGACCCTGTCCAGGACGCTGGAGACGGCGCCGGCGGTGCCGTCTCTGGTGTGGATCACGACCTGGTTCCGGGCCGGGACAATACCGAGCACGAAGCTCGGGAGCACCTCTATCCCGGCCGAACCTGGGTCGTGCGGGAGCGCCAGGTAGCGATTCCCGACCTTGAGCACCCCGAGCTCCGCGAGGTCCCGGCTCACGGTGGCCTGCGCCACCTCGACCCCCTCGTCGGCAAGCGCCTCGGCCACACCCTGCTGGGTGCCGAGATCCCGCTCAGAGATGAGGCGCAGGATCAGATCCTGCCTCGTGGTCTTGTCCACCGGTGCGCGCGTCGCGCCCATACTCTTCCTCCTACTTGAGATGCTCGAGGCCCAGATCTTCTGGATACCCGAGCGCCAGGTTCATGTTCTGGACCGCCGCCCCGGATGCCCCCTTGAGCAGGTTGTCCACGGCCGAGAAGAGCAGCAGCTTCCCCGCCCGCCGGTCCACCGCGGCCGAGAGCCTGCACCTGTTCGTGTTCGCCACGTGGGAGACGTGCGGGTACTCTTCCCTCGCCTCCACGAAAGACCACCCCTCGTAGTCATCCGCGTACCAACCGAGAACCTCTCCAGCGTCCGGCACATCGTCGAGGTCGACGACTATGGTTTCGAGCTCGCCGCGACTAATAGGAATTAGGTGCGGCACGAACGTGACCGCCGGGCTCTCCCCCACCCTGCGCAACATCGTCTCGATCTCCGGCGTGTGCCGGTGCAGCGGCGCCCCGTACGCGTTCGCGCTCTCGTTGGCGCTCACGAAATGCGTCTTGACGCTTGGCCTCGCCCCGGCCCCGCTCACCCCGGAGAGCGCGTTGATCGTGACGGACTTTATCCCCCCGCCAACCCGCTTCACCACCGGCGCGAGCGCCAGGACGGCCGCCGTCGGGTAGCATCCCGGGTTCGCGATGATCCGGCCCTCAGCGGCCCCGAAGACCTCGGGCAGCCCGTAATGGGCCTCCCCCAACAACCCCGGCGCGGGATGCACCCCGTACCACTCCTCGTACATGCCGACCTCGGGCAACCTGAAATCGGCCGAGAGGTCGACCACGAGCCCGACCCCGGCCTCCAACAACGCAGCCACGGTCTCAGCGCTCTCCCCGTGCCCGTAGGCCACGAAAGCCACGTCGAGACCGGAAGCCTCGATCTCCTCCGGCCCCACGAAAGAACCCTTGGACGAGATCTGCGGAAACACCTCGCCGATGGCACGCCCCGCGTACCCCCGCGAAGCAACCTCCAACCCCCCGACCTTCGGGTGCCCGCCAAGAAGCCGCACCAACTCGGCCCCCGCGTACCCGCCGCCTCCGTAAATACCGACCTTCAAGCCCATGGCGGTATTAGAGCACCCGCCGGATATTTATTCAAGTTTCTGTATATTTCCATTGACGACCCCACGCACGGGTGCGACAATACGGCCCAATCATGAATAAAGATTCAACAATCGGAATAACGACTCGCCCTGGTGGGGCGGCGGCGCCTGAGGGTTTCGTTGCGGGTGGGGTCGCGTGCGGGGTGCGGGGTGCGGGGGTGTTGGATCTGGGCCTGCTCTTCTCGGAACGTCCTTGCGCCGCGGCGGCTGTCTTTACGCGCAACGAGTTCAAGGGGGCGCCGCTAGCTGTGACGCGCGAGGCGGTCGCCGCCGGCGGCCTGCGGGCCGTGGTCGTCAACAGCGGCAACGCCAACGCGGCCACCGGCAAGAAGGGCGTGGAGGACGCTTACGAGATGCAGGGGACTGCGGCCGAGGCTTTGGGGGTCGAGGCCGGACGGGTGGCGGTCGCCTCCACCGGTGTGATCGGGGAACACCTGCCGATGGACAACGTCCGGGCCGGGATAGAAGCTGCCGCTGGAAAGCTTTCCAGGGACGGAACAGCTTTCGCAGAGGCCATCCTGACGACCGACACGCGCACCAAAGAGGCGGTGGTGGAGGTCGAGGTCGGAGGCCGGGCCGTAACCGTCGGGGGGACGGCCAAGGGGAGCGGCATGATCCA carries:
- a CDS encoding arginine repressor, with the translated sequence MGATRAPVDKTTRQDLILRLISERDLGTQQGVAEALADEGVEVAQATVSRDLAELGVLKVGNRYLALPHDPGSAGIEVLPSFVLGIVPARNQVVIHTRDGTAGAVSSVLDRVKGLKILGTIAGQDTVLAISSDDEAAEEVASLIADVCRAKTRPAGNVE
- the argC gene encoding N-acetyl-gamma-glutamyl-phosphate reductase encodes the protein MGLKVGIYGGGGYAGAELVRLLGGHPKVGGLEVASRGYAGRAIGEVFPQISSKGSFVGPEEIEASGLDVAFVAYGHGESAETVAALLEAGVGLVVDLSADFRLPEVGMYEEWYGVHPAPGLLGEAHYGLPEVFGAAEGRIIANPGCYPTAAVLALAPVVKRVGGGIKSVTINALSGVSGAGARPSVKTHFVSANESANAYGAPLHRHTPEIETMLRRVGESPAVTFVPHLIPISRGELETIVVDLDDVPDAGEVLGWYADDYEGWSFVEAREEYPHVSHVANTNRCRLSAAVDRRAGKLLLFSAVDNLLKGASGAAVQNMNLALGYPEDLGLEHLK